A DNA window from Rhineura floridana isolate rRhiFlo1 chromosome 11, rRhiFlo1.hap2, whole genome shotgun sequence contains the following coding sequences:
- the RPS9 gene encoding small ribosomal subunit protein uS4 isoform X1, with amino-acid sequence MPVARSWVCRKTYVTPRRPFEKSRLDQELKLIGEYGLRNKREVWRVKFTLAKIRKAARELLTLDEKDQRRLFEGNALLRRLVRIGVLDEGKMKLDYILGLKIEDFLERRLQTQVFKLGLAKSIHHARVLIRQRHIRVRKQVVNIPSFIVRLDSQKHIDFSLRSPYGGGRPGRVKRKNAKKGQGGAGGGDDEEED; translated from the exons ATGCCAGTTGCCAGGAGTTGGGTATGTAGGAAGACATACGTCACCCCAAGGCGGCCCTTTGAGAAGTCACGCCTTGACCAAGAGCTGAAACTTATTG GTGAATATGGGCTGCGTAACAAGCGTGAAGTGTGGCGAGTGAAGTTCACTTTGGCCAAGATCCGCAAAGCTGCTCGAGAGCTGCTCACCCTTGATGAGAAGGATCAGAGGCGTCTCTTTGAGG GTAATGCATTGCTGCGCCGTCTAGTCAGAATTGGGGTGTTGGATGAGGGCAAGATGAAGCTGGATTACATCCTTGGTCTGAAAATTGAGGATTTCCTGGAAAGGCGTCTCCAAACTCAGGTCTTCAAGCTGGGCCTGGCCAAGTCCATCCACCATGCCCGAGTACTCATCCGTCAAAGACACATCCG TGTAAGGAAGCAAGTAGTGAACATCCCTTCCTTCATCGTTCGTCTGGACTCCCAAAAGCATATTGACTTCTCCCTCCGCTCACCGTATGGTGGTGGTCGTCCAGGTCGTGTCAAGAGGAAGAATGCCAAGAAGGGCCAGGGTGGTGCTGGCGGTGGTGATGATGAGGAGGAAGATTAA
- the RPS9 gene encoding small ribosomal subunit protein uS4 isoform X2, protein MPVARSWVCRKTYVTPRRPFEKSRLDQELKLIGEYGLRNKREVWRVKFTLAKIRKAARELLTLDEKDQRRLFEGNALLRRLVRIGVLDEGKMKLDYILGLKIEDFLERRLQTQVFKLGLAKSIHHARVLIRQRHIRLRRDVCGNAPGMPFYPTNPLDWNPG, encoded by the exons ATGCCAGTTGCCAGGAGTTGGGTATGTAGGAAGACATACGTCACCCCAAGGCGGCCCTTTGAGAAGTCACGCCTTGACCAAGAGCTGAAACTTATTG GTGAATATGGGCTGCGTAACAAGCGTGAAGTGTGGCGAGTGAAGTTCACTTTGGCCAAGATCCGCAAAGCTGCTCGAGAGCTGCTCACCCTTGATGAGAAGGATCAGAGGCGTCTCTTTGAGG GTAATGCATTGCTGCGCCGTCTAGTCAGAATTGGGGTGTTGGATGAGGGCAAGATGAAGCTGGATTACATCCTTGGTCTGAAAATTGAGGATTTCCTGGAAAGGCGTCTCCAAACTCAGGTCTTCAAGCTGGGCCTGGCCAAGTCCATCCACCATGCCCGAGTACTCATCCGTCAAAGACACATCCG CCTGCGCAGGGATGTGTGTGGAAATGCCCCAGGCATGCCTTTTTACCCCACCAACCCCTTGGATTGGAACCCTGGATAA